agcggggagggggcggcgcGGTGACAGCAGCCCTTGAGGGCCCGACCCCCCAGGAtgagccccccgcccccatcccagGGCTGGGCAAGGGCGCTGCTGTGGGGACATGGTGTGCCACTGCCCCCCCGGGGAGTTCCCTGGCACCCTAGGACCACCACACCGGGAAGTGGTGACCTGGACCCTGGGCTAAGCTCCTGCACTCCAGGACTGACAGAGGGCGCTGCAGAGTGGCCACGTGGTGGTGACCTGGTCCTCAAACTGGAGTCCCAGGGCTCCAGAGCCTGCTAAGGGCCCTGTGGGCATGGTGCCCCCTCTCATATGCCCTCAGGCACTGCAAATATGCTCTGGCTTCTGGCTTGTGCAAGCCTGCCCAGAGGCGACCCCAGCCATTCTCGAGGGTACCTCACTCCCTGGCCACTCGGGTCCTGGAGCCCCAAAACGTGGCAGTCCAGTGTCCTCTCGTTCCTCCATGCGGCATCCCTGAGGGGCCCTGGCCAGGGGCCGATCGAGGGTGTGAGGTCTTCCCACCAGAGGTACAGGCCTGGGGGCTGCCCGCGTGGGACCCCAGTGCAGCATGTCGTCCCTGTGGCTCCCTGGGTCCATCTTTGCCTTGCTCTCTGGCTCCAACAAGTGCAAGTGTCCATGTGGGATGCACAGGGAGTTGTCcaccctggccctgccctcagggaaccCTCAAATGGGAAGCAAAGGAGCCCATGGCTCTAGTGGTCCAGGTCACACAGCCCTCCAAAGCCTGTGACCTTGGGGTGGTAGCCAAGGGACCAGGTTTTGAAGAATCTGGTCCCCCAAAATGGGATGGGCAGGGGAACCTCCAGAGAGGGAGCAGGACACCCTGGAGACCTCTGTGGCTGGTCTTTGCTGAAGACTGGCTGTGGGTATGGAAGATAAGGTGGGGCAGGGGGCTTTAGGTGCTCAAGGAGCCCCCCAGAGCCTGCAGGCACGGATGTGGGGTTTCTGCAGAGGGTCATGGGCACTTTGGCTCTTTAGAGAGAACACACTGATTGCTCCTGGGAGGGAATTGAGTCAGAATGGAGTAGAGGGAGCTTGGTAGTAACTGGCGATCCCGAGATGGGACACTCTTAGTTCTATGTCCGTGTGCCAGGAAATAGTTGGGAAGGTGGGGTGGGCATAGATAGTGGCGGGAGGGCAGGGGCATCTTTCCCGCAGGGGTCATGTGAGGGAGAAGAACAAGGCCTTGGGGTCCTCTTTTTAGCATGTGGCAGAAGTCCTAGCtgcgggctgggggctgggccagGGCACCCAGGAGACTCACGGGAAAGGTGGGGCTGGGGACCAGGCATTTTCTAAAAAGAcatgtttgtgttttatttccagATGTGATCCTCCAGCAAGCACATAAATACAGTGGGGAAGGGGGAAGGATTGCTATAAATTAGAAAGAAGCCCCCCAGCGGCATGGCAAGGAGGGACAGGGGGAGGCCCTCCCACTCTGTGCAGACCACGCCTTGGTCACGGGCTCCATCCAGGGCTCCATCGGGGGTCGAGTGCGGGAAGGCACGGAGATGGTGGGTCCTGCTGCCGCCTGACTCACAGTTCGGTCACCTTGTTCTCCACCAGTGCGGCAATCTGCTGCAGGCGGCAGGCCAGTTGCATCTTCTGGCCCACagggtcctcctccagggcaccaaTGATCTGCCAGGGCAGAGGAGGCCGCCCAGCCTGAGGCCTCGGCCTCTGACCTGCTTCCATCCCAGTAGCAGGCTGGGAGCCAGACCTTCCTACCGAATATTCCTCCATGAGGAAGCCGAGCCCCattccccagccccaggcccttcCATTCCTCTGCCTAAACTGGACCTGGACACTCCCATCCCCAAGGaagactcctggggcctcccTCTGGGCTCCAGAGGCACGCCCCTCTCCCCGGAGCACCCCCAGGTCTCACCTGGTCATAGTACCTGTGGATGTGGGTGTAGAGTTCTTGCAGAGCTTGCAGGCAGTGGGGAGCCGAGGTATAATTCTGGGGGAGGCACATGGTGGGTGAGGCCCCGGCCCAGACCTTGAGCCCCCAGCTTCCCCCTTCCCCTGTGTCCTCACCCCTGAGAGCTCAGTCAGAGCTGAGTTCATCTCCTGGTAGCTCGCTGGAGGGCTCTGGCGGATATCAGAGTAATATCTGCAGAAGGGCACAGAGTTAGGGGCAGGCAGCCCAGGAGGTCCCTCGTCCATGATGCCCAACACTTACCTCTCTACCATCTGCTTGTAGCGAGGGATCTCCCGGGCGTAGAGCAGTTTGTTCACTGGGGAATCCTGCTCCGGGCGGGGTGGGCATGAGCGGGGAGGTGCCCTCTCCTGGCCCCATGCCCTGTGGGGAGCCAGCCCCACCCAGGGCTCAGCGCAGAGCCCCTGTGGCTACCCTACCCCCCCGGCCTGCCCTCCTCGGCCCTCACCCGGCCCACTTTATGCTCTGAGACTGTGCAGGAGTCCATGAAGGTCTGGGCGATGACGGCGAGGACCGCATCCACGTTGTCTGACACCCGCACGTCAAAGATGAGCTGCGGGTTCTTCAAGGTGTTCACCCAGAACCGCAGCAACAGGCTGGAGACACAGGCCAGCCATGGAGTGAGGCCCGGCCAGTCCAGCTCAGCACCTCCACCTGGACCCTGGTGGCCCTGAGCTGCCTGGGGAGCTGGCCAtatcggggtggggaggggggcgggcacGATTGGTCACCCAAGGTGATGGCCCCCAGGCCTGGGCTCCTGTCCTGGCTGCGCTGGCAGTGTCCTGGTGTATCTGGGACTCATCTGCCCGGGTCCAGGCCAGCAGGTGACACACCTGTTCGTCTTCCAGATGTGCAAGGTCTCCGGGTCCTCAATGCTGTGCTTCTCCGCCAGCTCATCCAGGAAGTCAAACAGGTACTTGACGGCGATGGGCACGGGCCGGTTCACGCTGAGGATGGCTTGGAAGGCGTCATCCACAAACTTCTGCAGTGTGCCCTAGAAGGCAGGGGATGGGGCACTTTTGGGGGGGGTCGAGGTGGGAGGCCCTTCGAGCTGTGGCCAGCCCCATTGTCCCACAGCATCTCCCCAGGTCTGTCCAGGTGCCCTTTGCTGAGCCTCCCCAGGAGAGGAGCCCCACCTTCATGGACAGCAGGCGGGTGAGGTAGATCTCCGGGATGGCCTTGGCCCGTGCCCGCTCCCGCTCCCGGTCCCTCAGGCTGCTCCGCCGTGCCTTGGCTGCCTCCGGCTCCTCGGGGGCTTTCACCAGGTGCCACAGACGGACCCCACCCTCCTCGCTATCCTCCAGCATGGGGGTGTCTGAGGGCGCAGAAGCTGGGCCTCAGTCCTTGGCCCCCCTGCACCCATGCCACCAGCCGGGGTGCTCCAGCTCGCACCCAGGAGCTCCCTGATGGTGACGCACCACCACCCTCATCCACCCGCCGGCCTGGGTCCAGTAGGGAGTCTTGGCTTCCCCACTGACGAGGTGTTGGGAGACCCAGATAGGGCCGATGGCATGGCCTCGAGCTCCTGAGGGCCTCACTCACTCTCCCCTGAAGGGCAGCTGGGggccaggctctgggagatgatgcCTCCTCCGTTGTGTAGCTGGGGGATGAGCCTCACTGTGGCTCCGTCTGGGACCTGGCGGGGAGGGGGGCAAAGGCTGGGCTCCTTCCCTTGCCAAGCCCGAGGTGGGGGTCCTGCCTCCCCAGACCCCACCCACCGGGCACCTTGTAGTGCTGCAGGGTGTTGAGTCTCTTCCAGCGGTTCTGAGTCACTGATGTCACGTCCTCATCTGACAGGGTGAGGTGACCTGCCAGGCCCGAGCGCCACTCTGGGGGTGCAGGGTGGGGACCCGGGGGAGCCAGTGAGCCCACAGCCTGTTCCTGCTGGGCAGAGCCGAGCTGCCAGGGGCGGGGAGAGCCAGGGGCGGGCACTCACCGAGATCCAGGGCGTGCGCCGAGGGCCTCTGGGAGAACGGGGTGCCCTTGTAGATCTGATCCAACACCTTCTCCTTGACCTGAGTGATCGTGTCCGTGTCGAGCACCCGGGTGGGGATGTGCAGTGCCGTGTTGCTCCTTGATGGCCCGCCTGGCCCCGGGCTGGCCAGCACCATCAGCGTCAGGGCCCGGAATTCCACATCCTCCCGCAGCAGGCGGCTGTCGTTCAGGGTCCGTTTTGCCTTGCCTGTCACTGCGTCCACGGGGCCCTTGTCCACCTGGTACTGGATGGCCCGGAGGAGCATGTACATTGGTTCACCGGCCACCTCCTGCAAGCATCAATCTGGGGATCAGCTGGCTGCGTAAGCTCATAGGGGCAGCTGGCTGTGTGGAGCCAGGGCAGAGGGTGGTCCATGCCAGCGGGCTCAGCTTTGCACGGGGCCAGGGCAAAGGCTTACCACCTGTCCCTTACCGACACCCTGCCCTTGTGCCCGAGGTCCCCTGGGAGGGATCAGGCCACAGGTCAGGGAGGCCCGAGGCAGCAGCCCTGGcatggggtgaggggagaggggcCCTCACCCTCAGGAAGGCGTACAGGCATATAGACACCCAGTTGGTGAGCAGCTTCTCCGCCATGGTCTCCGTCCTGCGTGGAGCGGGCCCCAGGTCAGAGGGGCTGCGCAGGGTCATCTTGTCCCCCACCCAAGGCCAGTGGTGGAGGTCAGGCAGGGCTGACTGGCCCTACCAGTGGCTCGGGACCCAGCTGGCCACCTGGGGCTCCCCGGGGCCACCCTGCCCAGAGCCGTCCAAGGCCAACCTGCGCAGCATGAGCTTGGGGTTCTTGTGCACGTAATGGGAGGCCAGGTCACTGAGCAGCGTCCTCATGATCTCGGTCAGGTACTCGAGCTTGCTGTGCAGTGCCAGGGACAGCAGCGAGGCCACATGGCAGCGGTCCCGCTGCGAGAAGCTGGGTTGCCCCTCCAGGGTGTGGATGAGCTAAGCGGGAGTTGGGGGGCACCAGCGCTCACTCTGGGGAGCCCGGCAGCCCACGTGGCCTCCCACCATGCAGCCTATGCCTGCCGACCACCCAGCCTCCCTCTTCATCCCAGGCCCGCCTGCAGCCTGCCCACGTGGCCCTCACGGTCAAGAGGAAGAGCTTGCTGTTGAGCAGGTTGGAGAGCTGCATGAGGCCCTGGTGCACGGGTGCGCGGCGACCCTCTTCACCCAGCCCCTCGACGGCCGGCTGCAGGGTGCCACTGTTGCGCCCAGGGAAGAGGACCCGCTCAGCATAGGTGCGATAGTCCACAAAGGGGATCCCGCTGGCCTCCAGGTCGCTGCTGAGGTCAGTCATCTCTGTCATCAGGTCTGCAGGCCGGGAGCCACCGGGGTCTGAGCTCGGGAGCAGCTCTGCCTGTGTCCCGCTACCCGCGcctgccctcccacccctgccccacctgtGAACTCTTTGCGGCACTGGTCACCCACGCCAATCTCCAGGTTTTCCAGCTGCATCAGAACCTTCTGGTAGTCCCGCATGGCTTGCTTGCTCTTGTGCCTGCCACCGGGGGACCGAGTGTCAGCCACACAAGCTGGCCTGCCTGGGCCGAGACCCCCAAGCCCAGATGGCCGGCTGTGGGGCACCTTTGCCATAAGTGAAGAGGGGACTGGACTGGACACTGGCGTGTGTGTGATCCTCACCTGTACATGAGGGTCAGGAGGAGCACGGCAGTGATCAGCAGGGCTGCACCCACGCCTAGGCCCACCTGGGCCTCCACGGGGAAGGCAGACAGCACGGGTTCTGCCTCATACTGGACCGGGCCCAGTACCAGGCGCACGTTGCCCATTTGCacctgggggtggtgggaggcacAGGATTCCTGAGCACTGGCTCTGATGGCTCTGGCCGCCCACGACTGTGCCTGGGGTCCCAGCCTCACCACGAACTGCAGCAGGGTGCCATTGCTGGGCTGTGGGACCTGCGGGGGCGGCTCACAGTACAGGTGGGTGAGCGTCAGCGTCTTCACCAGGCACTCGCTGTCGCCAATGTGCACGCGCACTTCCTCCTTGCTGATGGCCAGGTTGAGGCCCTCGCCCTGGGAGGCCGATCACGGGCCTGAGTGGAGTCACTCAGCCTGTGTCTGCAGGTCCCCCCTGTCCCCCAGGACTGCTGGCTGAAACCCTGACCTCCACATCCAGAATGTGGCCTGGCTTGAGGCGGTAGGGGCGGGTGGACCCCCCCTCGTGATGGAGGGGGGCCAGCCGAGGGTTGGGCTGGTACAGGAAGTCCTGGCCCCCACTGGCACTGGCAAAGTCCACATGCACGTTGTCCAGGCTGAAGAAGACCCGCCGGGGGCTCGCCGTGTCAGGCACCGCGGGGCTCCGGCAGAGGAGGAGGGTGGATGAGTTGATGGAGCACACGCTGGAGCACTGTGAGGGGGCAGGCCGAGGTGAGGTGAGCTGGGGGCTCCCAGCCTGCCCCGATCCCTTGCTGGGCACAGCCTCGCCTGCCGCTGCAGGCTCACCTGCAGCCAGCCCCGCTCCAGCTGGGTAcaggcctggggggctgcagctgGAGCCTCGCAGCTGCTCCTTGGGGTCGGGTCCTGGGACTGCAGCTTCACAGCAGCCCTCTCCGAGATCTCCAGCCACACGGACAGCAGGGGCTGCTGTACCACGTCCAGGCCCGTGCCCCTGACTCGGATCAGCCGCCCACCCCTGCACCAGGACAGGACTCAGCGTGGCCCGGGCAGCCTGGCCCCGTCCTGCCACCCCACTTTGCTGGCAGGGTGCAAGTGCACCAGGTCCTCACCCCCGGAAGCTGACACTGGGCTCGGCTGCAACAAGCTGGGGGTTGGCAGTGTAGTGGAAGGGGCTGGCGAGCAGCAAGCGCTGGGCCTGGCCAAAGACCACTCGGACCACTGCGTCTCCTGGGCTAGCCTGGGGCATGGTGTGGCACACAATGGCCTCAGGACACACCGGCTCTTGGCTGCAGGGTGGGGAGTGGTCTGGCACCTTGGGTTTGAGCCTTGGCCTGGCCAGCCCGTCAGAGACCCACTTTGCCTCCCCCACCAAGGGCAgagaccccaccaccaccactgtatGCCAGGGGACTCGGGCCCGTCGGGAGCACCCCAGCTGGCAGCGACCAGCTGGAAGCAGGAGCCACTTACATAGGGCAGGGCTGGCTGCCCACAAAGGCGCTGATGTTGCCTCCTGTCTGGAGGCGCTGTCCGTGGATGGTGAGCTGGGTTCCTCCTGCCTGGGGGCCCCGCTGGGGACTCAGGCTCAGCAGGACAGGGTCCTGGGAAACAAGGCAAGCCAGGGCAGGCATAGCCATCTGGCCTGGCATTTCCTCACCTTGGCTCCAGTCCCTAAAGCCCTGTGCCCCACTGCCATGCCCCACCAGGGGGTGCTCTGGTCCCCTCCCTGTGTCGCCttgtcctcagccccagctctaaGCCCTAAGATGCCGTCACCTCCTCGGGGACCTCTTCATCACCTCCTCGGGGGTGCTGTCTGTGCCAAGGGCTTCCTGGCCCTGGAAAGGGCCCCGGGCAGGAGGACAGGAGGGCTCAGGCTGGCACCTGGAGGCATCTCTGCTCTCCTGCATCCCTGTGCCCTCCTCACCCTCCCACCTcggcccccagcccaccccacacTCAGTGGCCAGAATGACCCCTCAGATCACATGGCTTCCTTCCTGGACAAGAGGCAACTCTTCCTGCTCCCCTCGGGTCAAGTTGGAAGTGCTCACCCAGATGTCAGTAGCCTTCTGCCCCTTCTTGCTACAATCCCCCTGTGTGGGCACACACCCTGGGCAGGCACTGACCTGGTAGGTGAAGTACTGGGTTGAGATGCCTGGGGGCCGCCCCTTGATGGCCACTTGGATCGGCCCCATGGTGCGGTTGGGGGCAGGCGATGTGACACACACGATCCTGGTGATGGAAAGCCCATGGCTGCTCAGGGGCCCTTGCCTGGCGGGAGCCACAGGGCATTTGCCAGCCACTGCCCAAGGCCCAGCCCCCCTCCCTCTGGCTTATCATCCTTTGGTGCATCTGACCCCAGGCCCACGTGTCTCGGCTCCAAGCCTCCCTTCTTTCTGGGTGGCCAGTCTCTGTGGGCCTCCCTGGGATGGCATCCCTCTGCCCCTGGCTGCCAGGATGCCTCACCGGGTCGAGATGCGGTAGAGAGACGGCTCAGGCCTGCAGGGCCAGCCAGCCACACTCACGGCGTCCTGCACGTCGGCAAAGTCCCGGCCCAGGTTGGAGCCCTGGATGGTAAGAACCAATCCACCCTCAGGGGGGCCAGTCAGGGGCTCAACCTGTAACCAAGAAGGATGGTGAGGGAATGCCCTCGACCCACACCCTCTGAGGGGGGCGTGGGAAGGGCTGCTAGGACCAAGAAAGTGGGGGCTAGGGGTTGAGGGGAGGAGGCAGACTGCTAGGCCGTGGGGGAGGCGGCGGTGGGTGAAGGTTCAGGGGCTCACAGTCTCGATCCTGGGTGTGGGACACAGCGGCTCCACGGCTCCAGGTGGGCATAGTGGCCCATAGCGACAGGCAGGCTGGCCGTGGCTGCACCACAGGCAGCCCAGACTCCCATTGGCTGCCTGGCAGTGGCTGCAGTCAGGGTGGCCCACGGCACAGTCGTACAGGGTCACTGGTGGGGGGGTTAGGAGGCATGATAAGGCGCCCCCACTGGCTGcatgccctgccctgcccaccccaccgCCCCCAAGCTTCAAGTCACCATGAAGACTGTGAGCATTGTCCAGCCGCTGGCCCTCGCCCCGGGTGACATAGATGGGCACCGGGAGCTCCTGCTGGACCATGGAGGGCTGGAACTGGGGATGGAAGGGAGGGTCAGGCCCGACGCAACTGAGAAcctcccaggacccctgcccGCCTCCTCTGGGAAGCTCCTCCCCACGGGtatgcctccccacccccacccggtgCAGGGCACGTCTCCCAGCCGTGGCGTGCCCAGAGCAGGCCTCATGAGTGACAGTGGGTTAAAGGGGGTGAGTGAGTCCCTGAGGGCCTGGGACAAGCCCAGGCGGCAGGAGGTGTCCAGTGGCAAGTGAGACCGGGGGGTCGGGCACCTGCCCACCTGCTGGGCCTGGCAGTGAATGAGGCCCGAGTCcccagccacctcctccagggacGCTGGCAGCCTCTGCAGTTGTCCGGGCAGCTCCAGCCAGCAGTGGTAGGAGGCAGGCAAGCCCTGGGGGGTGTATGCTGTCAGTAGCCTGAACGCCATCGGCTATCCCCGGCCCCCACCTGCTGGAATGCTCACCTGGAAATGCTGAAGGTTCTGCACGCGGAGGGCCAAACGGCTCTCCCAGCCCACTGGCACCAGAAGGGGGCCCACCAGGCCCTCGACCTGAGGACAAGCCCCCGGGCCACGCACCTGGATGTCCACCTGGCCAGAGGAGACCGCTTAGCACTTTGGAAGGCAaggggcctgggggcagggggggcgTGGGGCAGGGTGGATCCACCCACCTCTTGGGTGCTGTAGATGGTCCTCTCACCCTCTGGACAGTGTTCTCCATGCACACAGTGGCTGCTCTGGGGGCACCAGTGGCAGCGCCAGAGGCTGCCCACACAAGCACGGCacctgggagggcagggggctgCTGAGACGGGGCACTATCTGGGGTCCCCACCCCTACCTCACAGCCAGGCTGGGCACTCACGGGGCAGCTGCCTCCAGGGCTGTGACTGCGCTGCAGTCATAGAAGGAGAAGTTGGTGGCAGCCACGGGCACGTCCTCGAACATCAGGGCCAGGGACAAGGTGATGTGGTCTGGGAGGGGGATGGCAGTGGCAGGACAGGTCAGGTGGCTCCTGCCTCTTCCAGTTCCCGCCCTCGCCCCTCACCCCAGGGGCCCCTCACCTGTGCCTGGAGGGTTCAGTGGCAGCTGGTCCTGGGGAGGGGTGACGCAGGCCACCTGGGGCCCTTCCACATGAGCCAAGCTGTCATAGTTGCCAAAGGCGCAATGGAAGTATTCATCcatggccagggtgggcagccgGGGTACCAACAAGGTGACCTGGGGCACATTCGAGGAAACCCAGCAGGTGGGGGCCTTTGGAGGGGGCCACGGGGCTGAGGCAGAGGGGTCCAGGCAGGGAGGGTGTgggcagaggcagaaggagagaaggaaaatgggGCTCACCTGGCCCTGCTCCTGGCGGGGGTGGTGGGCTGGTAGCACGCTCTGGATGTGCAGACAGAGGCCGTCCTCGTACGTCCACAGCCACTGGTTGGGCTGGGTTGCCCGCCTGCATTGGCTCTTGCGGGTACACCTGTGGGGCAGAGGCCCGATGGGGTCTTGTGTGGGACTCGGGCTCCCTGGGTGATGGGCAGTTAGGGGCATGATACGGTCCAGGCAGAGCGCAGCAAGCGGGGGGCAGGGAAAGGGACTCCGCTCAGACAGGAAGGGGCTGACCCCGCAGGGCCTGGGGACTGACACACAGCCTTTGGTCTTGACTGTGAGTCGAGGGCTGCTGCTGCAGTGGAGACGAGCACACGGACCTGAGTGAGGGGCGCCATCGGGGATTGATTCCTGGGGCTGTGGAGGGGAGCTGGAGTGGGCCAGGGGGCACCCGAGAGAGGCTGACAGAGTTCCTGCCCAGCCTGAGGCAGTGTTGGCAAAGGGACACCAACCAGGCTGGGGGAGGTGGACTGACCTCCAGGCCCATCTAGAAGCACTGCAGGCGCAGTGCCCCGCCTCACCTGCCCTGCAGGACGCACCAGCCACACAGAGGGTCCTGGGCCTGAAGGCAGCTGCTGCAGTCCAGGAGCTGTGGGCAGGCTGCCACGGGTACCCGGGCCACCTGGAcaggaggcagagggcagaggtggTGGGTGCAGGGCCTCGGGCTTCGTGTGCCTGGGCCCCTTGGACAGCCCTCACCTGCTGGGACGTCAGCACGTAGAGGTGGCTGCCGCTGCTGTCCACAAGCAGGTCGGGGCTGATGGCCGAGCCCGGGGTCCCCACTTGCTGTGAGTGGTACACCTGGCCTTGGGTGCCATTGAGAAAGACCTGGGGGAGTAGGGGACAAGGCCCACTCTCAAGATGGCCACAGGCCGACCATTCGGGGCAGGTGCTGTCACGGCTGGGGTTCTAGGGGAACCTCCTGGCCCACAGAGCCGACTCCCATTCCCCCccaagacagggaagctgggccaGGCTATGGAGGGTGAGGCAGGCCCCTGGGCATCCAGCGTGCCCAAGTAGCCTCCTCGATTGAGCCTTACCCAGCTAAGGGAGACACGCAGACCACAAAGAAGCAAGAGTCCCCTGTTACCAGCTGCCGGTGCCTGCGGGACATCCCTAAGCTACACATCCAGAGGTGGAAGGAGACAGATCCTTCTGTGAGCCACCCCAGGGCAAGAGGGCATCCAGTCGGGCTACTGAGGCCAGTCCCAGCCTGGCAGCATAGAGGCTGGGCGATGGGGGTCTGGCTGAGGACCCCCTTGCCTTCCTCAAGCCCTTACCTTGTGCAGCTGGCCCCGAACATCCCCCAGGAAGGCGATCGTGTGTCCGTCCGCCTGGAGGGCTGCAACAGCGCTGATGGAGTGTTTGAGCTGTAGCAGAGGCCTTGCCTCCACAGGCTGGCGGCCTGCGATGGGGCTGGGCGTGTGTTCATCACCACAGGGGTATGACTCCGGGGAGTCCTGCAGAGGTGAGGATGAGCAGGGAAAGAATTAGTGCCCAGAAGAGGGAGGCTGGAGGCGCCTTCCCTAGGCCCTGGTCTGCGGTCCGTGGAAGAGGGCAAGGCAGCTGGTAGGACATGCCCAAGCTCGCAAGTAAGAGGGAGAGATGAAGAGCCCTGGGACTTAGCCTAAGCTGGCCCTCTGTGTCATCCTCTAAAGCAGAGGTCATTGGTGATGGGGAAAGCATCCAGCCACCCTTGGTCAGACAGTGGCTGGATGGCTCAgagagtccctggtggctcagacagtgaaagtgtctgcctacagtgtgggagacctgggttgatccctgggtcaggaagattccctggagaaggaaatggcaatccactccagtattcttgcctggaaaaatcccatggactgaggagcctggtgggctgcagtccatggggtcgcaaagagtcagacacgactgagtgacttcactttaccgTTGGCCAGGACGACTTGTGACAGCCGTGGCTCTGGGCTGGGAGATAATTCAGGTCCACAGAGGGCCAGGGCCAAGGGAGGCACACTGGGATAAGATAAGGTTGCCAGATGCCAGCGTGCAGAGTCTCAGAGGACAAGGCAGGGGTCAGGCCTGGGCCCAGTCACTCACGGATGGCAGGGTGACACATCGCGATGTGACGCCATATTCCACAGTGGCTTCCTCGGTGCCGCTGGGGCCCCGGCCGCCTGCCGTGTAGCAGAGGCGCCGGGCCCGCTCCATGCTGGCGTCCAGCTCGGCCAGGGGAAAGGCACACAGGGCCGCCTGCACCCCCCTCAGGCCGGCGGCAAAGGCCCCCAGTAAGGCGCCTGGGGCAAGGGCGGCGGCCTGTACGAGTCCGTGGCCCCGACAGCTGAGGGGCACTTCCACGTAGGAGTAGAGGTTGGCATCCCTCAGGCAGACCCGGGCCACGTACGAGCGATACTCGGCCTGCGCCCGGTCCCCGCGGCGCCGAAAGACAAAGTAGGCCGACTGGGCGTTGGCTAGGGCCGCCACATAGCTGTTGTTGTAGTCGGAGAGGTCACCCACCACCAGGCGACCCAGGCCCTCGCTGGAGAAGGGCTGTGGCCCGGCCAGCTGGCGCACTGTCAGGGGTGGCACCCCTGCTGACAGCTTGCCCGCCAGGCCCCGGGCCACCAGCAGGAGGTCCTGGTCAGGTCcagacaccaccaggcccaccGTGGGCACCCCCAGGGTGTTGGCGGCCACGAACTGCCCGTCGCCTGGGTCCTCAGCCCGGTAGAGGAGTTCTGCCACGTCCTCCAGCCGACGCTTCTCGCACACACCCTGCCGCACCTGCCCGCAGGCCACCAGCTCCCGGGCCCGCCCACTGACCAGCAGCAGCTGGTTGGTGTTGTCTGTGAGCCTGGCCTGTGGGCACTCGGCCGGGTCCCGGAAGGGCACACAGTCAGGGCTGTCGAGGACGGGACCCGTGATGGCCACTGACTCCAGCTGCAGCTCGGGGCTAAGTTGGAAGAGGCGATTCACTGCACCCACGTAGAGCGCCCCTTGGCCCGGTGCCAGCGCCAAGTGGTGGAGGGTGGTGTTGGGTGCTGAGAAGCGGTGCGCCCCGGTTGGGGCGGGTGGCGGGCACAGCAGAAGCAGCATGAGCAGCAGGTGGGCACAGAGCAGACGCCGGGGTGCCATCTCGGGGCCCTGGGGAGGCCGTGCAGGAGGGCGCGAGTCAGGGTGGCTGTGGGAACAGCGCTGGGGAGCaggagggacagacagacagaaagggagggagagaaaggcgGAGAGACAGAAGCAGAAAGCTGGGGCAGATGGAAGcaaagggagaggagagagagaaagtccGAGCGACTGGGGGACCAAGAAAGGGATGGAGAGTCCCCAGGGATGACGGTGGGGTGCCCGTGTGTGTGCAAGGGAAGAACtttcttcatctttcattttatatGCAGATTCTACAAGGCCACGCACGAGAACACCCACAGAAGGACTGAGTCACCGAGAGAGGAGAAACCCCTGAAAGGCCCTACAGACAGCAGGGGCCAATGGCCAGGGCCAAGGCAGAGAACAGAGGGCTTGGGGGATAGAGGGGGCTGTGGCCCAGACTGAGCTGGGGGTGCTCAGTGCCGAGGCAGGGGAGGTGCAAGGGACCGAGAGACCACCCAGGGTGCAGGGATCGGGGGAGGCCAG
The genomic region above belongs to Ovis canadensis isolate MfBH-ARS-UI-01 breed Bighorn chromosome X, ARS-UI_OviCan_v2, whole genome shotgun sequence and contains:
- the PLXNB3 gene encoding plexin-B3 isoform X2, whose protein sequence is MCHATQEMPLLLPSARGPEMAPRRLLCAHLLLMLLLLCPPPAPTGAHRFSAPNTTLHHLALAPGQGALYVGAVNRLFQLSPELQLESVAITGPVLDSPDCVPFRDPAECPQARLTDNTNQLLLVSGRARELVACGQVRQGVCEKRRLEDVAELLYRAEDPGDGQFVAANTLGVPTVGLVVSGPDQDLLLVARGLAGKLSAGVPPLTVRQLAGPQPFSSEGLGRLVVGDLSDYNNSYVAALANAQSAYFVFRRRGDRAQAEYRSYVARVCLRDANLYSYVEVPLSCRGHGLVQAAALAPGALLGAFAAGLRGVQAALCAFPLAELDASMERARRLCYTAGGRGPSGTEEATVEYGVTSRCVTLPSDSPESYPCGDEHTPSPIAGRQPVEARPLLQLKHSISAVAALQADGHTIAFLGDVRGQLHKVFLNGTQGQVYHSQQVGTPGSAISPDLLVDSSGSHLYVLTSQQVARVPVAACPQLLDCSSCLQAQDPLCGWCVLQGRCTRKSQCRRATQPNQWLWTYEDGLCLHIQSVLPAHHPRQEQGQVTLLVPRLPTLAMDEYFHCAFGNYDSLAHVEGPQVACVTPPQDQLPLNPPGTDHITLSLALMFEDVPVAATNFSFYDCSAVTALEAAAPCRACVGSLWRCHWCPQSSHCVHGEHCPEGERTIYSTQEVDIQVRGPGACPQVEGLVGPLLVPVGWESRLALRVQNLQHFQGLPASYHCWLELPGQLQRLPASLEEVAGDSGLIHCQAQQFQPSMVQQELPVPIYVTRGEGQRLDNAHSLHVTLYDCAVGHPDCSHCQAANGSLGCLWCSHGQPACRYGPLCPPGAVEPLCPTPRIETVEPLTGPPEGGLVLTIQGSNLGRDFADVQDAVSVAGWPCRPEPSLYRISTRIVCVTSPAPNRTMGPIQVAIKGRPPGISTQYFTYQDPVLLSLSPQRGPQAGGTQLTIHGQRLQTGGNISAFVGSQPCPIQEPVCPEAIVCHTMPQASPGDAVVRVVFGQAQRLLLASPFHYTANPQLVAAEPSVSFRGGGRLIRVRGTGLDVVQQPLLSVWLEISERAAVKLQSQDPTPRSSCEAPAAAPQACTQLERGWLQCSSVCSINSSTLLLCRSPAVPDTASPRRVFFSLDNVHVDFASASGGQDFLYQPNPRLAPLHHEGGSTRPYRLKPGHILDVEGEGLNLAISKEEVRVHIGDSECLVKTLTLTHLYCEPPPQVPQPSNGTLLQFVVQMGNVRLVLGPVQYEAEPVLSAFPVEAQVGLGVGAALLITAVLLLTLMYRHKSKQAMRDYQKVLMQLENLEIGVGDQCRKEFTDLMTEMTDLSSDLEASGIPFVDYRTYAERVLFPGRNSGTLQPAVEGLGEEGRRAPVHQGLMQLSNLLNSKLFLLTLIHTLEGQPSFSQRDRCHVASLLSLALHSKLEYLTEIMRTLLSDLASHYVHKNPKLMLRRTETMAEKLLTNWVSICLYAFLREVAGEPMYMLLRAIQYQVDKGPVDAVTGKAKRTLNDSRLLREDVEFRALTLMVLASPGPGGPSRSNTALHIPTRVLDTDTITQVKEKVLDQIYKGTPFSQRPSAHALDLEWRSGLAGHLTLSDEDVTSVTQNRWKRLNTLQHYKVPDGATVRLIPQLHNGGGIISQSLAPSCPSGENTPMLEDSEEGGVRLWHLVKAPEEPEAAKARRSSLRDRERERARAKAIPEIYLTRLLSMKGTLQKFVDDAFQAILSVNRPVPIAVKYLFDFLDELAEKHSIEDPETLHIWKTNSLLLRFWVNTLKNPQLIFDVRVSDNVDAVLAVIAQTFMDSCTVSEHKVGRDSPVNKLLYAREIPRYKQMVERYYSDIRQSPPASYQEMNSALTELSGNYTSAPHCLQALQELYTHIHRSLVPWRRTLWARRCNWPAACSRLPHWWRTR